In Crassostrea angulata isolate pt1a10 chromosome 4, ASM2561291v2, whole genome shotgun sequence, one genomic interval encodes:
- the LOC128180610 gene encoding centromere protein F-like isoform X1, with amino-acid sequence MAKLNWIPFILFLLVAIECGITQLIFDDQESFAEPSKHVDQQVKNLLLSKFASTDFEIGRMLNDMKKQITSDLESKLLLNVNNRISKMEDEIRIMKENCALKENSEHELTTSITDTLNSKLNFSLKEMGLSNNVSYNSLEEKMSNLTKNLKIKLDRLEPKVAELENNVSILHSEFEDKLNTSLEFFQMKTNKSEHFFKESNAFAVDNSVRMKQQLETDFNEKLLSFLTNITNLIQITNDRLDLESFNNSVTMSLFEQKMRDLQTEEKELITNITETFDSKINAKFLETSLTMNKSFGLVDEKMSSLAESTKVKIDRSESKIAEIGQNVSILQSNFQEEFNNSLTSIRMEVITTEENLQKNVSMAVNNSIRMIQQLETYFNDQLSLYVKNFTDMIHITNIRVELESYNQNSTTLSLEQKINQLQKDKYNIEDELMTTKTDLSLLKRQGIVERRALQYQLNENHKEVSTWMNGTRKEQENMFDVFANNLSDVVALALQQMSHVNDSFYHKTSVIQKQFHSIIQNVSNTSAKVKQLELKTIQGIRNLGTETNKTAEQVLKFEVDFNSCKRQMEELEKYQNVLEVQNNITFEQMGLIKGNISIWNKQLQTAIDLNNDVKAEKNRTILEFNRVMVNISNIRNTIRGFETYHANQNSRLGSIERRQTNISSTLSNLRNSMNYVGMGLIRLKNGGSTYGRVELYYNGAWGTVCDDSWDSNDAYVACRMLGLSGGTPKSSAYYGQGSGSILLDDLQCSGSESSLFACNRPAVGSHNCGHGEDAGVICS; translated from the exons ATGGCAAAACTGAACTGGATTCCATTTATTCTGTTTCTTTTAGTAGCCATTGAATGTGGAATAACgcaattaatttttgatgacCAGGAAAGCTTTGCTGAACCTTCAAAACACGTGGATCAACAGGTAAAGAATCTTTTGCTGTCAAAATTTGCTTCAACTGACTTCGAAATAGGCAGAATGTTAAATGACATGAAAAAGCAAATTACCAGTGACTTGGAATCTAAATTGCTGTTGAATGTAAACAATCGTATTTCTAAAATGGAGGATGAAATACGAATAATGAAGGAAAACTGCGCATTAAAAGAAAACAGTGAACATGAATTGACTACAAGTattacagacacattaaactcGAAATTAAATTTCAGTCTTAAGGAAATGGGCCTTTCTAATAATGTGTCGTATAATtcattagaagaaaaaatgtcaaatttgaCAAAGAACTTAAAAATCAAACTAGACCGATTGGAACCAAAAGTAGCCGAGCTTGAAAACAATGTCTCGATTTTACATTCAGAGTTTGAAGATAAACTTAATACCAGTCTAGAATTTTtccaaatgaaaacaaataagagtgaacatttttttaaggaaagCAATGCATTCGCTGTTGACAATTCTGTAAGAATGAAACAGCAACTTGAAactgatttcaatgaaaagttattgtcatttttaacaaatatcacCAACTTGATACAGATCACAAATGATCGGCTGGACCTTGAAAGTTTTAATAACAGTGTTACGATgtctttatttgaacaaaaaatgcGAGATTTACAAACTGAAGAAAAGGAGTTGATAACGAATATAACTGAAACTTTTGACTcaaaaattaatgcaaaattTCTAGAAACAAGCCTTACAATGAACAAATCGTTCGGTTTAGTAGACGAAAAGATGTCAAGTCTCGCAGAAAGCACGAAAGTCAAAATAGACCGATCGGAATCAAAAATAGCTGAAATTGgacaaaatgtttcaattttgcAATCAAACTTTCAGGAGGAATTCAATAACAGTTTGACAAGTATCCGAATGGAAGTTATAACAACAGAAGAAAATCTTCAGAAAAACGTTTCGATGGCAGTTAATAATTCTATAAGAATGATCCAGCAACTTGAAACCTATTTCAATGATCAGTTATCGTTATATGTAAAAAACTTCACAGATATGATTCATATTACAAATATACGCGTTGAACTGGAAAGTTATAACCAAAATTCGACAACGCTTTCATTggaacaaaaaataaaccaaCTACAAAAGGACAAATATAACATAGAAGATGAATTAATGACAACAAAAACAGATTTGTCACTGTTAAAAAGACAAGGCATAGTTGAAAGGCGCGCCTTACAGTATCAGCTGAATGAAAATCATAAAGAAGTTTCTACTTGGATGAACGGCACACGAAAAGAGCAAGAGAACATGTTTGATGTATTTGCTAATAACTTGTCAGACGTAGTAGCTTTGGCTTTGCAACAAATGTCTCatgtaaatgattcattttatcataaaaccAGTGTAATTCAAAAACAGTTTCattcaatcattcaaaatgtttcaaatacCTCAGCTAAGGTAAAGCAActtgaattaaaaacaattcaagGCATTAGAAATCTTGGCACAGAAACTAACAAAACCGCAgaacaagttttaaaatttgaggttgatTTTAATTCATGTAAAAGACAAATGGAAGAACTCGAAAAGTATCAGAATGTTCTTGAGGTACAGAATAACATCACCTTTGAACAGATGGGGTTGATTAAAGGAAACATATCGATATGGAACAAACAACTTCAAACAGCAATCGATTTAAACAATGACGTCAAAGCTGAAAAGAATAGAACGATTCTAGAGTTCAATCGAGTAATGGtgaatatatcaaatatacgGAATACCATTCGTGGTTTCGAGACATACCATGCCAACCAAAATTCAAGATTAGGAAGCATTGAGAGACGTCAAACAAACATTTCCTCAACCCTTTCCAACTTAAGAAATTCCATGAATTACGTTG GTATGGGTTTAATTCGCTTGAAAAATGGTGGCAGCACCTATGGTAGGGTAGAACTATATTACAATGGGGCATGGGGC